The following are encoded in a window of Streptomyces sp. Go-475 genomic DNA:
- a CDS encoding M23 family metallopeptidase, protein MPVSCARETCRRLSCPRTAGYSRRTALAAPVVEAKEKLVNDRHPSGTMTPAPASDAASAHYASYGTQEAQYGDFTTYGDYGATGFDPGTDGSGFPATGHATASFATDPLFGDMPGSGQDTGTYDTGHWPTGGHENPHYDAYAAQHHAAYDTGVYDTTSWTAEQQPLSVIPPQATSPDSTGQWDAGAWLQPDQSGNPADQTQQWEWGTQAFDTGAYDATQWNTDGAAAAPASDGYEHHGESPDGYEHHGEPFDQRETATFEQVAYDESTGAAYHDPAADGGEPAATGELPTVTPLLDGQEEVAPAPGSRAASRAGSRSRRRTPPKRSALLTIAVPSACVMGVAGIAAASVGSLTDDGAAEAHTTAADAQPVKPAAANNKLDTQLQSLAAGADDFADRASRTQERIDLKAQQAAERKRAAEEAARKERLRPKFALPVAQHGLSAYYGQSGINWMSLHTGIDFPVSYGTTVMAATDGTVRTQWNSAYGNMMIVTAKDGTETWYCHLSTYTVPSGTTVKAGDPIARSGNSGNSTGPHLHFEVRPAGGSPIDPLPWLRSHGINPT, encoded by the coding sequence ATGCCCGTTTCCTGCGCGCGTGAAACCTGCCGAAGATTGTCGTGCCCGCGTACCGCCGGGTACAGTCGCCGCACTGCTCTGGCAGCCCCTGTTGTCGAGGCGAAAGAGAAGTTGGTGAACGACCGTCACCCGTCGGGGACCATGACCCCGGCTCCGGCTTCCGACGCCGCCTCGGCGCACTACGCGTCGTACGGCACCCAGGAAGCCCAGTACGGCGACTTCACCACGTACGGCGACTACGGCGCCACCGGTTTTGACCCCGGTACGGACGGCTCCGGTTTCCCCGCCACCGGGCACGCCACCGCGAGCTTCGCCACGGACCCCCTCTTCGGCGACATGCCGGGCAGCGGCCAGGACACGGGCACGTACGACACCGGCCACTGGCCCACGGGCGGGCACGAGAACCCGCACTACGACGCCTACGCGGCCCAGCACCACGCCGCCTACGACACCGGCGTCTACGACACGACCTCCTGGACGGCCGAGCAGCAGCCGCTGTCGGTCATCCCGCCGCAGGCCACGTCCCCCGACAGCACGGGACAGTGGGACGCGGGCGCCTGGCTCCAGCCCGACCAGTCGGGCAACCCCGCCGACCAGACCCAGCAGTGGGAATGGGGCACGCAGGCCTTCGACACCGGCGCCTACGACGCCACGCAGTGGAACACCGACGGCGCGGCCGCCGCCCCGGCCTCCGACGGGTACGAGCACCACGGCGAGTCTCCCGACGGGTACGAGCACCACGGCGAGCCCTTCGACCAGCGCGAGACCGCGACGTTCGAGCAGGTCGCCTACGACGAGTCCACCGGGGCCGCCTACCACGACCCCGCCGCGGACGGCGGTGAACCGGCCGCCACCGGTGAACTCCCCACCGTCACCCCCCTCCTGGACGGCCAGGAAGAGGTCGCTCCGGCCCCGGGCTCACGCGCCGCCTCGCGCGCCGGGTCCCGTTCCCGCCGCCGTACGCCTCCCAAGCGCTCGGCGCTGCTGACCATCGCGGTGCCCTCGGCGTGCGTGATGGGCGTCGCCGGGATCGCCGCCGCCTCCGTCGGCAGCCTCACCGACGACGGCGCGGCCGAGGCGCACACGACCGCGGCGGACGCGCAGCCGGTGAAACCGGCCGCCGCCAACAACAAGCTGGACACGCAGCTGCAGAGCCTCGCCGCCGGCGCCGACGACTTCGCCGACCGGGCCAGCCGGACGCAGGAGCGCATCGACCTCAAGGCCCAGCAGGCGGCCGAGCGGAAGCGGGCGGCGGAGGAGGCGGCCCGCAAGGAGCGGCTGCGGCCGAAGTTCGCCCTGCCGGTCGCGCAGCACGGACTCAGCGCCTACTACGGCCAGTCCGGCATCAACTGGATGTCCCTGCACACGGGCATCGACTTCCCCGTGTCGTACGGCACGACCGTGATGGCCGCGACCGACGGCACCGTGCGCACGCAGTGGAACAGCGCCTACGGCAACATGATGATCGTGACCGCCAAGGACGGCACGGAGACGTGGTACTGCCACCTCTCCACGTACACGGTGCCCTCCGGTACGACCGTCAAGGCCGGCGATCCGATCGCGCGCTCCGGGAACTCCGGCAACTCGACCGGCCCGCACCTGCACTTCGAGGTGCGCCCGGCCGGTGGCTCGCCGATCGACCCGCTGCCGTGGCTGCGCAGCCACGGCATCAACCCGACGTAA
- a CDS encoding alpha/beta fold hydrolase, whose product MKVTRAALPFLPLCQRLLPSRLAGLSMALLKATALEIAILAGHLLLYPSGITQERRTPVPPLPTGDGAAQLPSQAKPPVVLLHGFIDNRSVFVLLRRSLAQHGRQQIESLNYSPLTCDIRAAAALLGRHIEEVCERTGARQVDVVGHSLGGLIARYYVQRLGGDTRVRTLVTLGTPHSGTRVAPLADAHPIVRQMRPGSPVLEELTRPAPGCRTHFVSFWSDLDHVMDPLETARIDHPDLSAQNVRVTGIGHLALPVHPAVANGIRQVLDTARPGEPSAGRADGLTVA is encoded by the coding sequence ATGAAGGTCACCAGGGCGGCTCTGCCCTTTCTTCCGCTCTGCCAGCGCCTGCTGCCGAGCCGGCTGGCGGGACTCTCCATGGCCCTGCTGAAGGCCACCGCCCTGGAGATCGCGATCCTGGCCGGGCACCTCCTCCTGTACCCCTCCGGCATCACCCAGGAGCGGCGAACCCCCGTCCCGCCCTTGCCCACCGGGGACGGCGCCGCCCAACTGCCCAGCCAGGCCAAGCCCCCCGTCGTCCTGCTGCACGGCTTCATCGACAACCGCTCGGTTTTCGTCCTGCTGCGCCGCAGCCTCGCCCAGCACGGCAGGCAGCAGATCGAGTCCCTCAACTACTCGCCGCTGACCTGCGACATACGCGCCGCGGCCGCGCTGCTGGGCCGGCACATAGAGGAGGTCTGCGAGCGCACCGGAGCCCGGCAGGTCGACGTCGTCGGGCACAGCCTCGGCGGTCTGATAGCGCGTTACTACGTGCAGCGGCTCGGCGGCGACACGCGCGTCCGGACGCTCGTGACACTCGGCACGCCGCACTCCGGCACCCGAGTCGCGCCACTGGCCGACGCGCACCCCATCGTGCGCCAGATGCGCCCCGGCTCACCGGTGCTCGAGGAGCTCACTCGGCCCGCCCCTGGCTGCCGTACGCACTTCGTCAGCTTCTGGAGCGACCTGGACCACGTGATGGATCCGCTGGAGACGGCCCGCATCGACCATCCCGATCTGTCGGCGCAGAACGTGCGGGTGACCGGCATCGGCCACCTCGCCCTGCCCGTGCACCCCGCCGTCGCCAACGGGATACGGCAGGTCCTCGACACGGCCCGCCCGGGTGAACCGTCCGCCGGGCGCGCCGACGGCCTCACGGTGGCCTGA
- a CDS encoding cobalamin B12-binding domain-containing protein, translated as MGVAAGPIRVVVAKPGLDGHDRGAKVIARALRDAGMEVIYTGLHQTPEQIVDTAIQEDADAIGLSILSGAHNTLFAAVIELLKERDAEDILVFGGGIIPEADIPLLKEKGVAEIFTPGATTASIVDWVRANVRRQPAEA; from the coding sequence ATGGGTGTGGCAGCCGGTCCGATCCGCGTAGTGGTGGCCAAGCCGGGGCTCGACGGCCACGATCGCGGGGCCAAGGTGATCGCGCGGGCCCTGCGCGACGCCGGTATGGAGGTCATCTACACCGGGCTCCACCAGACCCCCGAGCAGATCGTCGACACCGCGATCCAGGAGGACGCCGACGCGATCGGGCTGTCCATCCTCTCCGGCGCGCACAACACGCTGTTCGCGGCGGTGATCGAGCTGCTCAAGGAGCGGGACGCGGAGGACATCCTGGTCTTCGGCGGCGGGATCATCCCCGAGGCGGACATCCCCCTGCTGAAGGAGAAGGGCGTCGCGGAGATCTTCACGCCGGGTGCGACGACGGCGTCGATCGTGGACTGGGTCCGGGCGAACGTACGCCGCCAGCCGGCCGAGGCGTAG
- a CDS encoding DUF5691 domain-containing protein, which yields MTRTSAPVDAPVTGAWEGLVTTALLGTDRRTPPGTAPGPDAPAALLDAAAVETVRRRAGLRPARAAERPQPAPEDPRPPLPQAAARRLAMLLADRPGASGGGRRGTAPDVMELLPQWLATANARGFAPPPQLLPALLDAARGRTDLRPAALEFAGPRALWLARLNPDWRFALRSTPGGGASLPHLEDDDRVQRLWQEGLFAERVALLSALRSREPAAARALLETTWATERAEDRLMFLDSLRTALTPDDEPFLEQALADRSRNVRATAAELLSALPGSALAARMAVRAAACVAIDHAHSTGTAQDRGTPGTVHAPTPTIVVEAPHECDPGMERDGVVAKAPAGRGERSWWFGQLVEAAPLGTWSRRLGGRTPGEIVALPVADDWRGELHAAWCRAAVRQRDAAWARALLGEPSAPEAGGPGAVSLAERAKLLGTLGAAERAEWVAGFIATHGLSEAFQLLGVCAVPWAPPLGRAVVDALNIARDAGSYPWSFSGVMGLAERCLDPSESGRLDALLAVPDEAENASPGAGGYWAEAFQRLVTTLRLRAAMTEELSAP from the coding sequence ATGACCAGGACCTCCGCTCCTGTGGACGCGCCCGTCACGGGCGCCTGGGAGGGGCTCGTCACCACGGCACTGCTGGGCACGGACCGACGCACCCCGCCCGGCACCGCACCGGGCCCGGACGCACCGGCGGCCCTGCTGGACGCGGCGGCCGTGGAGACGGTACGGCGGCGGGCCGGCCTGCGTCCGGCGCGGGCGGCGGAACGTCCGCAGCCGGCCCCGGAGGACCCGCGTCCGCCCCTGCCGCAGGCGGCCGCCCGCAGACTCGCGATGCTGCTGGCCGACCGCCCCGGCGCGTCCGGCGGCGGCCGCCGGGGCACCGCGCCCGATGTGATGGAACTGCTGCCCCAGTGGCTCGCGACGGCGAACGCCCGTGGTTTCGCGCCGCCTCCGCAACTGCTCCCCGCGCTGCTGGACGCGGCCCGGGGGCGTACGGACCTGCGCCCCGCGGCGCTGGAGTTCGCCGGACCGCGGGCCCTGTGGCTGGCGCGCCTGAACCCGGACTGGCGGTTCGCCCTGCGCTCGACACCGGGCGGCGGAGCGTCCCTGCCGCACCTCGAGGACGACGACAGGGTGCAGCGGCTCTGGCAGGAGGGCCTGTTCGCCGAACGGGTCGCCCTGCTGTCCGCGCTGCGCTCCCGCGAACCGGCCGCCGCGCGCGCCCTGCTGGAGACGACCTGGGCGACGGAGCGGGCCGAGGACCGCCTGATGTTCCTCGACTCCCTGCGCACGGCCCTGACGCCGGACGACGAGCCGTTCCTGGAACAGGCCCTGGCCGACCGCAGCCGCAACGTCCGGGCGACGGCGGCGGAACTGCTGTCGGCGCTGCCGGGTTCGGCGCTCGCCGCGCGGATGGCGGTCCGGGCGGCGGCCTGCGTGGCCATCGACCACGCGCACTCCACCGGTACCGCGCAGGACAGAGGAACCCCGGGAACAGTGCATGCCCCCACCCCGACGATCGTCGTCGAGGCGCCGCACGAGTGCGATCCGGGCATGGAGCGCGACGGCGTCGTGGCGAAGGCTCCCGCGGGCCGGGGCGAACGGTCCTGGTGGTTCGGCCAGTTGGTGGAGGCGGCACCGCTCGGGACCTGGTCACGGCGGCTGGGCGGGCGAACCCCCGGGGAGATCGTGGCGCTGCCGGTGGCCGACGACTGGCGGGGCGAGCTGCACGCGGCGTGGTGCCGGGCCGCGGTGCGCCAGCGCGATGCCGCGTGGGCACGCGCGCTGCTCGGCGAACCCTCGGCACCGGAAGCGGGCGGTCCGGGTGCGGTCTCCCTCGCCGAACGCGCCAAGCTGCTCGGCACGCTGGGCGCCGCCGAACGGGCCGAGTGGGTGGCCGGCTTCATCGCGACGCACGGCCTGTCCGAGGCCTTCCAGCTGCTCGGCGTGTGCGCGGTGCCGTGGGCCCCGCCGCTCGGCCGGGCGGTCGTGGACGCGCTCAACATCGCTCGGGACGCGGGGAGTTATCCATGGAGTTTCAGCGGAGTCATGGGCCTGGCCGAGCGCTGCCTCGACCCGTCCGAATCCGGCCGCCTCGACGCCCTGCTGGCCGTACCGGACGAGGCGGAGAACGCGTCCCCGGGAGCCGGTGGCTACTGGGCGGAGGCCTTCCAGCGCCTGGTCACGACACTGCGTCTGCGCGCGGCGATGACGGAGGAACTGAGCGCGCCATGA
- a CDS encoding SWIM zinc finger family protein produces the protein MTQQGVRWTADQVLALAPDAASRKAGSKLGAAGPWSEAGSSDEGTVWGLCKGSGSKPYQTVVDLADASGPAYKCSCPSRKFPCKHALGLLLLWAGGDGAVPTAEAPEWAAQWTAGRRRRAEEKKAGEGPGTPSASADPDAARRRAERRAERVTAGAVELEQRLTDLLRGGLASAEQSGYGLWEETAARMVDAQAQGLAARVRELGAIPSTGPGWPVRLLEECALLHLLGQGWLRRERLPDGLAATVRARIGLPASADGPPVRDSWLVLAQYDTTDPRLTTRRIWLYGADSHRTVLLLSYGAAGRAPELALPVGLSLEAEVSAYPGAGQPRVALGEQFAPPAPAAIRPPGLTTSQAAARYGDALRDDPWLESVPVTLDRVVPTPDGDSWQLADADEDAALPLTPAARSRPGLWRLVALSGGAPVRVFGECGHQGFTPLTAWPEGPGDAITLC, from the coding sequence ATGACTCAGCAGGGGGTGCGCTGGACCGCGGACCAGGTGCTGGCACTGGCGCCTGACGCCGCATCACGCAAAGCGGGAAGCAAACTCGGAGCGGCGGGGCCGTGGTCCGAGGCGGGGAGTTCCGACGAGGGGACGGTGTGGGGGCTGTGCAAGGGCAGCGGAAGCAAGCCGTATCAGACGGTCGTGGACCTCGCGGACGCCTCCGGGCCCGCGTACAAGTGCAGTTGCCCCAGCCGCAAGTTCCCGTGCAAGCACGCGCTGGGGCTGCTGCTGCTCTGGGCGGGCGGCGACGGGGCGGTGCCGACGGCGGAGGCGCCGGAGTGGGCCGCGCAGTGGACAGCGGGGCGGCGCAGACGCGCGGAGGAGAAGAAGGCCGGGGAGGGCCCGGGTACGCCCTCGGCGTCCGCTGATCCGGACGCGGCACGGCGCCGGGCCGAGCGCCGTGCCGAGCGGGTCACGGCGGGCGCGGTGGAGCTGGAGCAGCGCCTGACGGACCTGCTGCGCGGGGGCCTGGCGTCGGCGGAGCAGTCCGGCTACGGCCTCTGGGAGGAGACGGCGGCCCGCATGGTCGACGCCCAGGCACAGGGCCTGGCCGCCCGCGTAAGGGAGTTGGGGGCCATCCCGTCCACCGGCCCGGGCTGGCCGGTGCGGCTGCTGGAGGAGTGCGCGCTGCTGCACCTCCTCGGCCAGGGCTGGCTGCGCCGCGAGCGGCTGCCGGACGGCCTGGCCGCCACGGTCCGCGCCCGCATCGGCCTGCCCGCCTCCGCGGACGGCCCGCCGGTGCGGGACAGCTGGCTGGTCCTCGCCCAGTACGACACGACGGACCCGCGCCTGACGACCCGCCGGATCTGGCTGTACGGCGCCGACTCGCACCGCACCGTGCTGCTCCTCTCCTACGGTGCCGCCGGCCGCGCCCCGGAGCTGGCGCTGCCGGTGGGGCTGTCCCTGGAGGCGGAGGTGTCCGCGTACCCGGGCGCCGGGCAGCCGCGGGTGGCCCTGGGCGAGCAGTTCGCGCCGCCCGCGCCGGCGGCGATACGTCCCCCGGGGCTGACGACGTCGCAGGCGGCGGCCCGTTACGGCGACGCCCTGCGCGACGACCCGTGGCTGGAGTCCGTCCCGGTGACGCTGGACCGGGTCGTCCCGACCCCGGACGGCGACTCCTGGCAGCTGGCGGACGCCGACGAGGACGCGGCGCTGCCGCTCACTCCCGCCGCGCGTTCCCGGCCGGGCCTGTGGCGGCTCGTCGCCCTGTCGGGCGGCGCCCCGGTCCGGGTCTTCGGCGAATGCGGACACCAGGGCTTCACGCCGCTGACGGCCTGGCCCGAGGGCCCGGGCGACGCGATAACGCTGTGCTGA
- a CDS encoding AAA family ATPase, which produces MTVSVGPTPVEAGETESAQALRPHAEDAFAGELAALAAQDDRPRPARWKLSPWAVATYLLGGTLPDGTVITPKYIGPRRIVEVAVTTLATDRALLLLGVPGTAKTWVSEHLAAAVSGDSTLLVQGTAGTPEEAIRYGWNYARLLAHGPSRDALVPSPVMRAMAEGMTARVEELTRIPADVQDTLITILSEKTLPIPELGQEVQAVRGFNLIATANDRDRGVNDLSSALRRRFNTVVLPLPESPDAEVDIVSRRVDQIGRSLDLPAAPEGLDEIRRVVTVFRELRDGVTSDGRTKLKSPSGTLSTAEAISVVTNGLALAAHFGDGVLRPGDVAAGILGAVVRDPAADRVIWQEYLETVVRERDGWKDFYRACREVSV; this is translated from the coding sequence ATGACTGTGTCCGTTGGGCCGACGCCCGTCGAAGCGGGGGAGACGGAATCGGCCCAGGCATTGCGACCGCACGCCGAGGACGCCTTCGCCGGTGAACTCGCCGCGCTGGCCGCGCAGGACGACCGTCCGCGCCCGGCCCGCTGGAAGCTGTCGCCGTGGGCGGTCGCGACGTACCTGCTCGGCGGCACACTGCCGGACGGCACCGTGATCACACCGAAGTACATCGGCCCGCGCCGCATCGTCGAGGTCGCCGTCACGACGCTCGCCACCGACCGCGCCCTGCTCCTGCTCGGCGTGCCGGGCACGGCGAAGACGTGGGTGTCCGAGCACCTGGCCGCAGCGGTCAGCGGCGACTCCACGCTGCTGGTGCAGGGCACCGCCGGCACCCCGGAGGAGGCCATCCGCTACGGCTGGAACTACGCGCGGCTGCTCGCCCACGGCCCGAGCCGCGACGCCCTCGTGCCCAGCCCGGTCATGCGGGCCATGGCGGAGGGCATGACCGCCCGCGTCGAGGAGCTGACCCGCATCCCGGCCGACGTGCAGGACACGCTCATCACGATCCTGTCGGAGAAGACGCTGCCGATACCGGAGCTCGGGCAGGAGGTGCAGGCCGTCCGCGGCTTCAACCTGATCGCCACCGCCAACGACCGCGACCGCGGGGTCAACGACCTGTCCAGCGCCCTGCGCCGCCGTTTCAACACGGTCGTGCTGCCGCTGCCGGAGAGCCCCGACGCCGAGGTCGACATCGTCTCGCGCCGAGTCGACCAGATCGGCCGCTCCCTCGACCTGCCGGCCGCGCCCGAGGGCCTGGACGAGATCCGCCGGGTCGTCACGGTCTTCCGGGAGCTGCGCGACGGGGTCACGTCCGACGGCCGGACGAAGCTGAAGTCGCCCAGCGGCACGCTGTCCACGGCCGAGGCGATCTCCGTGGTCACCAACGGTCTCGCGCTGGCCGCCCACTTCGGCGACGGCGTGCTGCGGCCGGGCGATGTCGCCGCGGGCATCCTCGGCGCGGTGGTCCGCGACCCGGCGGCCGACCGCGTCATCTGGCAGGAGTACCTGGAGACCGTCGTCCGCGAGCGCGACGGCTGGAAGGACTTCTACCGGGCCTGCCGCGAGGTGAGCGTGTGA
- a CDS encoding DUF5682 family protein — protein MGGNQVTAVERPVGRAAEAGPVLLGVRHHGPGSARAVRAALEETRPGVVLIEGPPEADALIPLAADEEMRPPVALLAHAVDEPGRSAFWPLAEFSPEWVALRWAVEQGIPARFIDLPAAHTLAWGRQEDEAAGEGESPLDAETADGEGEGDDGAGPDTAPDTAPGSADVRIDPLGVLAETAGYDDPERWWEDVVEHRGAGEGDALAPFTALEEAMGALRETYGSGGHDRDLVREAYMRLQVRAAQREFEDGVAVVCGAWHVPALRQRTTVAADKALLKGLPKVKTDMTWVPWTHRRLSRTSGYGAGIDSPGWYGHLFSAPDRPVERWMTKVAGLLREEDRIVSSAHVIEAVRLAETLAAMRGRPLPGLSETTDAVRAVMCEGSDVPLALVRDRLVVGDVLGEVPSTAPAVPLQRDLARLQRRLRLKPEALERELELDLRKETDSARSRLLHRLRLLGIAWGEPAASRGSTGTFRETWRLRWEPELSVRVAEAGVWGTTVLSAATAKAEADAVAAEGLADVTALAERCLLAGLPDALPTVMRILADRAALDTDVGHLAQALPALVRSLRYGDVRGTDTEALGEVAAGLAERVFVGLPPACAALDADAAEEMRRHVDAVHGAVALLGDSPAAGHGHLRARWQSVLRVLAGRDTVPGVIRGRAVRLLLDDGELAQDEAARLMGLVLSPGTPPADAAAWIEGFVGGGSGGGMLLVHDEGLLGLVDAWLTGVPAEAFTDVLPLLRRTFSAYEPGVRRTLGELVRRGPGARGGAAAAGTGLPGFAAEPDPARADAVLPVLRLLLGMDEEDQEGIEKKLMGVAG, from the coding sequence ATGGGAGGGAACCAAGTGACGGCAGTGGAAAGGCCTGTGGGCCGGGCGGCCGAGGCGGGGCCGGTGCTGCTCGGGGTGCGGCATCACGGGCCGGGCTCGGCCCGGGCGGTGCGGGCGGCGCTGGAGGAGACCCGGCCCGGGGTCGTGCTGATCGAGGGGCCGCCCGAGGCGGACGCGCTGATCCCGCTCGCCGCCGACGAGGAGATGCGGCCGCCGGTCGCCCTGCTCGCCCATGCCGTGGACGAGCCCGGCCGCTCGGCGTTCTGGCCGCTGGCCGAGTTCTCCCCGGAGTGGGTCGCCCTCCGCTGGGCCGTGGAGCAGGGGATACCGGCCCGCTTCATCGACCTGCCCGCCGCGCACACCTTGGCCTGGGGGAGGCAGGAGGACGAGGCGGCAGGGGAGGGGGAGTCCCCCCTTGACGCGGAGACGGCGGACGGCGAGGGCGAGGGCGACGACGGCGCCGGCCCTGACACCGCCCCTGACACCGCCCCCGGCTCCGCCGACGTGCGGATCGACCCGCTCGGTGTGCTCGCCGAGACCGCGGGCTACGACGACCCGGAGCGGTGGTGGGAGGACGTGGTCGAGCACCGGGGCGCCGGGGAGGGGGACGCGCTCGCGCCGTTCACCGCGCTGGAGGAGGCCATGGGCGCCCTGCGGGAGACCTACGGCAGCGGGGGCCACGACCGGGACCTGGTGCGGGAGGCGTACATGCGGCTCCAGGTGCGGGCCGCGCAAAGGGAGTTCGAGGACGGCGTGGCCGTCGTCTGCGGCGCCTGGCACGTGCCCGCCCTGCGGCAGAGGACGACCGTCGCCGCCGACAAGGCGCTGCTCAAGGGGCTGCCCAAGGTCAAGACCGACATGACATGGGTGCCGTGGACCCACCGCAGGCTCTCCCGGACCAGCGGATACGGAGCCGGCATCGACTCGCCGGGCTGGTACGGGCACCTGTTCAGCGCCCCGGACCGGCCGGTGGAGCGGTGGATGACGAAGGTGGCGGGGCTGCTGCGCGAAGAGGACCGGATCGTCTCCTCCGCGCACGTCATCGAGGCGGTGCGGCTGGCCGAGACGCTCGCCGCGATGCGCGGGCGTCCGCTGCCCGGCCTGAGCGAGACGACCGACGCGGTGCGGGCGGTGATGTGCGAGGGCTCGGACGTGCCGCTGGCCCTGGTGCGGGACCGGCTGGTCGTGGGTGACGTGCTGGGGGAGGTGCCGTCGACGGCACCGGCGGTTCCGTTGCAGCGGGACCTCGCCCGGCTCCAGCGCAGGCTGCGGCTGAAGCCGGAGGCACTGGAGCGGGAGTTGGAGCTCGACCTCCGCAAGGAGACCGACTCGGCCCGCAGCAGGCTGCTGCACCGGCTGCGGCTGCTCGGCATCGCCTGGGGCGAACCGGCCGCCTCGCGAGGCAGCACGGGCACGTTCCGGGAGACGTGGCGGCTGCGCTGGGAGCCCGAGCTGTCCGTACGGGTGGCCGAGGCGGGGGTGTGGGGGACGACCGTACTGTCCGCCGCGACCGCCAAGGCCGAGGCGGACGCCGTCGCCGCGGAGGGCCTGGCCGACGTCACCGCACTCGCCGAGCGCTGCCTGCTGGCCGGACTGCCCGACGCGCTGCCGACCGTGATGCGGATCCTCGCCGACCGGGCGGCCCTCGACACGGACGTCGGCCACCTCGCCCAGGCGCTGCCGGCCCTGGTCCGCTCCCTGCGCTACGGCGATGTGCGCGGCACGGACACCGAAGCACTGGGGGAGGTCGCCGCCGGCCTGGCCGAGCGGGTCTTCGTCGGCCTGCCCCCGGCCTGCGCCGCGCTCGACGCCGACGCCGCCGAGGAGATGCGGCGCCACGTGGACGCGGTGCACGGAGCCGTCGCGCTCCTGGGTGACAGCCCGGCAGCGGGACACGGCCACCTGAGAGCGCGCTGGCAGTCGGTGCTGCGGGTGCTGGCCGGGCGGGACACCGTGCCCGGGGTGATCCGGGGGCGGGCCGTGCGGCTGCTGCTCGACGACGGGGAGCTGGCGCAGGACGAGGCGGCACGGCTCATGGGGCTCGTCCTGTCACCGGGCACGCCGCCCGCGGACGCGGCCGCGTGGATCGAGGGCTTCGTCGGAGGAGGCTCCGGCGGCGGGATGCTCCTGGTGCACGACGAAGGGCTGCTCGGGCTGGTCGACGCGTGGCTGACCGGCGTGCCGGCGGAGGCGTTCACGGACGTGCTGCCCTTGCTGCGGCGCACGTTCTCGGCGTACGAACCCGGGGTCCGCCGGACCCTCGGCGAACTGGTCCGGCGCGGACCCGGCGCCC